Proteins co-encoded in one Arachis hypogaea cultivar Tifrunner chromosome 11, arahy.Tifrunner.gnm2.J5K5, whole genome shotgun sequence genomic window:
- the LOC112720990 gene encoding uncharacterized protein: protein MGATPLTERILKAKIPKGFDKPTDMKYDGTKDPQEHLTAFEARMNLEGDADAVRFRAFPVILAGPVIKWFTALPNGSITGFHNILRKFMAQFTTRITKTKHPISLLGVTQRQDKSTRKYLDRFNDECLTVDGLTDSVASLCLTNGLMNEDFRKHLTTRLVWTMHEIQGVAKEYINDEEVSQVVAANKRQHGNTAPRHNPPPRENQKEHPTPANINRPPRVGKFSNYTPLTAPITEIYHQIAERGILPRARQLKERTGGNKTLYYDYHRGYGHRTQDCFDLKDALKQAIKDGKFPKFAKIIREPKRAERDKSPERKGRNPRTQRQTPRESPETDPTIIINVITGKDAPGKSKSALKKDLKILAIRNQTPTTTTGKAITFSPEDCQHGTSAEDAPFVISAKIGTGLVRRILVDTGVDSNILFRGAFDKLGLRNDNLQTHRNRVTGLRDNFLKPDSSIVLPLTKGTGNQRKTILSEFVVLKDSIAYKEKQSTISPPSSSPNTFS, encoded by the coding sequence ATGGGAGCTACTCCCTTAACTGAAAGAATCCTGAAAGCAAAAATCCCTAAAGGCTTCGACAAACCCACAGATATGAAGTACGACGGAACCAAGGATCCCCAGgaacacctaacggccttcgaggccagaatgaacctggAAGGGGACGCTGACGCAGTCCGATTTAGGGCCTTCCCGGTAATCCTAGCTGGGCCCGTGATTAAATGGTTCACTGCCCTGCCCAACGGATCCATAACCGGCTTTCACAATATTTTGCGGAAATTCATGGCCCAATTCACCACCAGAATCACCAAAaccaaacaccccatcagcttgcTGGGAGTTACCCAGAGACAAGACAAGTCCACGAGAAAATACCTCGACCGATTCAACGACGAGTGCTTGACGGTTGACGGACTCACGGACTCAGTCGCAAGCCTCTGCCTAACCAATGGACTCATGAATGAAGACTTCCGGAAGCACCTCACCACCAGACTGgtatggaccatgcacgagatccaaGGCGTTGCAAAAGAGTACATAAACGACGAAGAGGTAAGCCAAGTCGTagctgccaataaacggcagcaTGGCAACACAGCACCTCGACATAACCCCCCACCAAGAGAAAACCAGAAGGAACACCCCACACCAGCAAACATCAACCGACCTCCCAGAGTCGGAAAATTCTCTAACTACACACCCCTGACGGCCCCGATCaccgagatataccaccaaatagcagaaCGAGGTATCCTCCCGAGGGCCCGACAACTCAAGGAAAGAACTGGCGGGAACAAAACCTTATACTACGATTACCACCGAGGTTACGGACATAGGACACAAGACTGTTTCGACCTAAAAGACGCTCTCAAACAAGCAATAAAAGACGGCAAATTCCCCAAGTTCGCCAAAATTATCAGGGAACCAAAACGTGCAGAAAGAGACAAATCACCAGAAAGAAAAGGACGCAACCCGAGGACGCAAAGACAAACCCCCAGGGAAAGTCCAGAAACAGACCCGACCATAATCATAAACGTCATCACAGGCAAAGACGCCCCGGGTAAATCAAAATCAGCACTCAAGAAAGATCTCAAGATCTTGGCAATCAGAAATCAaaccccaaccaccaccactggTAAGGCGATAACATTCTCCCCCGAAGACTGCCAACACGGCACCTCGGCAGAAGATGCCCCCTTTGTCATATCGGCAAAGATCGGAACCGGGCTAGTCAGAAGAATACTAGTGGATACAGGAGTAGACTCTAACATCCTTTTCAGaggagccttcgacaagctcggactccgCAACGATAACCTACAAACACACCGCAACAGAGTCACTGGACTCAGAGACAACTTCCTCAAACCAGACAGTTCTATCGTCCTCCCCCTCACCAAAGGAACgggaaaccaaaggaagacaatcCTATCTGAGTTCGTGGTCCTCAAAGACTCCATCGCCTACAAAGAAAAACAATCAACGATCTCTCCGCCGTCATCTTCACCAAATACCTTCTCATGA